A single genomic interval of Macadamia integrifolia cultivar HAES 741 chromosome 6, SCU_Mint_v3, whole genome shotgun sequence harbors:
- the LOC122081975 gene encoding serine/threonine-protein kinase Aurora-3-like, which yields MSSTSILHSQTRKMVSQTQEPNRRKEEEQSSRKWSLQDFDIGKPLGKGKFGRVYLAREKKSKYMVALKVIFKEQIEKYGLHNQLRREMEIQSSLSHPNVLRLFGWFHDGQRIFLILEYAHRGELYRELRKSGHLSEEQAATYFASLTRALAYCHNQYVIHRDIKPENLLLDFEGRLKIADFGWSVQSRSKRHTMCGTLDYLAPEMVENRAHDYAVDNWTLGVLCYEFLLGVPPFEAESQTDTFKRIMKVDLSFPPTSHVSAEAKNLINLLLVKDSTKRLSLQKIMKHPWIIKNANPTGTCMD from the exons ATGAGTTCCACTTCCATACTACACtcccaaacaagaaaaatggtTTCCCAAACTCAGGAACCCAATcggaggaaggaagaagaacagtCTTCCAGAAAATGGTCTCTGCAAGATTTTGACATTGGAAAGCCTCTTGGAAAAGGAAAGTTTGGGAGAGTCTACCTTGCCAGAGAGAAAAAG AGCAAATACATGGTAGCATTGAAGGTGATATTCAAAGAACAGATTGAGAAGTATGGTCTTCATAACCAGTTGCGACGGGAAATGGAGATACAGAGTAGCCTCAGTCACCCCAATGTTCTCCGTCTCTTTGGTTGGTTTCATGACGGCCAACGCATATTCTTGATTCTCGAGTACGCCCATAGGGGGGAGCTTTACAGAGAGCTTAGGAAGTCTGGGCATCTCTCTGAAGAGCAAGCAGCCACT TACTTTGCAAGCCTCACCCGAGCATTGGCCTACTGCCACAATCAGTATGTTATTCACCGGGACATCAAGCCAGAGAACTTATTGCTCGATTTTGAG GGTCGACTGAAAATTGCCGACTTCGGATGGTCTGTGCAGTCCAGAAGCAAAAGGCACACCATGTGTGGAACTTTGGACTATCTAGCTCCAGAAATGGTAGAAAACAGAGCCCATGATTATGCTGTTGATAACTGGACTTTGGGTGTTCTCTGCTATGAGTTCCTTCTTGGGGTCCCTCCATTTGAGGCTGAGAGTCAGACCGACACATTCAAAAG GATAATGAAGGTTGACTTGAGTTTCCCTCCCACTTCGCATGTGTCTGCAGAAGCAAAAAATCTCATCAATCTT CTTCTTGTGAAGGACTCTACAAAAAGGCTTTCACTACAGAAGATCATGAAGCATCCTTGGATCATCAAGAATGCCAACCCAACTGGTACTTGCATGGATTAG
- the LOC122080898 gene encoding uncharacterized protein LOC122080898 yields MAKHAQGLFLEEWLRGNSSSNGSTNNKRPSPSSARAIIQAWAELRDSLQNQTFQPNHVQSLQTLLNSQTSLHVADPQAKLLLSILKSPQLSPPPESYPFFLRLLYIWVRKSSRPSPPLIETAVSVVSRLLSFESDAGKSSSLVSNGILLLGAITLVPFLSRSSKNVCLEMLSKLLEEYRLIGSCEELVPEVLAGIGYALFASELVHFGRILDSLLGVWIKDGGPRGRVPYGLMVLHLIEWVVSGSVNSPSVEKLESISREISEMPKRNHAPFAVVMAAAGILRALNKVVPSPNRAGITLQLRKSAEDCIVALCRDLIFKTEGSYHSIDNPEHSLLLQCLSLALARTGPVSPSAPLLSCLASALLIEIFPLRSLYTKVVRGDSGVLGFNEVKEHLGSVLFKEAGAITGAFCNQYVSADEEQKGIVENLIWSYCQDIYSGHRLVSLMLQGEGKELLGRLEKIAEPAFLMVVIFASVVTKNKLNSKYTKDTQLDISLSILISFSCVEYFRRVRLPEYTDTIRAIAVSVQENENACVSFVKSIPSYAEITNQQGLSSFDKMENTWSKDDVQTARILFYLRVIPTCIERVPGPVFREVVASTMFLYMGHQNGKVSRASHSLFATFVSSGKDCNDDDRVALKEQLVFYYIQRALEAYPGITPFEGMASGVASLVRHLPAGSPAIFYTIHSLVEKTNRLCSKAMSEDADLWKNWQEESEPCKKVLELLLHLISLVDIQVLPNLMKLLAQLIIQLPKAGQNVILDELYAQVAESVDVTRKPTLVSWLQSLSYICSQASGSSETTTGGKNKRNDTSRWSIGNLGFDRISSRL; encoded by the exons ATGGCGAAACACGCCCAAGGTCTATTCCTTGAAGAATGGCTGAGGGGCAATAGCAGTAGCAATGGTAGCACCAACAACAAGAGACCTTCTCCCTCGTCTGCTCGAGCCATCATTCAAGCATGGGCGGAGCTTAGAGACTCTCTTCAGAACCAAACCTTCCAACCCAATCACGTTCAATCCCTCCAAACTCTCCTTAATTCACAGACCTCCCTTCACGTTGCAGACCCGCAAGCGAAGCTCTTGCTCTCCATCCTCAAGTCTCCACAGCTCTCCCCTCCGCCTGAATCATATCCTTTCTTTCTCAGGCTCCTCTACATCTGGGTCCGGAAATCCTCCAGACCTTCTCCGCCTCTCATCGAGACAGCCGTAAGTGTTGTATCCCGCCTTCTCTCGTTCGAATCCGATGCCGGAAAGAGCTCTTCACTTGTCTCCAATGGTATTCTTCTCCTTGGTGCCATCACCTTAGTGCCCTTTCTATCCAGAAGCTCTAAAAATGTTTGCTTGGAGATGCTCTCGAAGTTGCTGGAGGAGTACCGATTGATTGGGTCGTGCGAGGAACTTGTCCCTGAGGTTCTTGCGGGAATTGGGTATGCACTATTTGCTTCTGAACTTGTTCATTTTGGCAGAATTTTGGATTCTCTACTTGGGGTTTGGATCAAGGACGGTGGACCTCGTGGTCGTGTTCCTTATGGACTTATGGTCCTACATTTGATCGAATGGGTGGTGTCTGGTTCTGTCAACTCCCCATCCGTAGAGAAACTTGAGTCTATTAGCCGAGAGATTTCTGAAATGCCTAAGCGTAATCATGCTCCATTTGCGGTGGTCATGGCTGCAGCTGGCATCTTGAGGGCGCTTAATAAGGTCGTGCCTAGTCCCAACAGGGCAGGGATCACTCTCCAACTGAGAAAATCTGCAGAAGACTGCATTGTAGCTCTATGTAGAGATTTGATCTTTAAAACAGAAGGGTCTTATCATTCGATTGATAATCCTGAACACAGTCTTCTCCTACAGTGTCTGTCCTTGGCTTTGGCTCGAACTGGCCCAGTTTCTCCCAGTGCACCTCTTCTTTCATGCCTAGCATCAGCTCTGTTGATCGAAATCTTCCCTTTAAGGTCTCTATATACAAAGGTTGTTCGTGGTGATTCTGGCGTATTGGGGTTTAATGAGGTCAAAGAACATTTGGGTAGCGTTCTTTTTAAGGAAGCTGGGGCTATAACCGGTGCATTTTGTAACCAGTATGTCTCAGCAGATGAAGAGCAAAAGGGGATTGTGGAGAATCTTATATGGAGCTATTGCCAAGATATCTACTCAGGGCATCGACTGGTCTCTTTGATGCTTCAAGGTGAGGGGAAGGAGTTGCTTGGACGTTTGGAGAAAATTGCAGAACCTGCTTTCCTTATGGTTGTAATATTTGCATCCGTAGTTACAAAGAACAAGTTAAATTCAAAATACACCAAGGACACCCAGCTAGATATTTCACTTAGCATATTGATTTCATTCTCTTGTGTGGAGTATTTTCGGCGTGTTCGACTGCCTGAGTATACTGATACAATACGGGCGATTGCCGTTAGTGTTCAAGAAAATGAGAATGCTTGTGTCTCCTTTGTCAAGTCAATTCCTTCTTATGCTGAAATAACAAATCAGCAAG GCTTATCCAGCTTCGATAAAATGGAAAACACTTGGTCAAAAGATGATGTACAGACTGCTCGCATCTTGTTTTACCTGCGAGTTATCCCGACGTGCATTGAACGTGTACCTGGTCCTGTGTTCAGGGAAGTGGTGGCTTCAACCATGTTCTT ATACATGGGACATCAAAATGGAAAAGTCTCTCGGGCCTCACATTCCCTGTTTGCGACTTTTGTATCCTCGGGAAAGGATTGTAATGATGATGATAGGGTTGCATTAAAAGAGCAACTTGTTTTCTACTACATACAGAGAGCTTTAGAG GCATATCCTGGAATTACCCCTTTTGAAGGTATGGCTTCTGGGGTGGCATCCTTAGTTCGGCATCTTCCTGCTGGAAGTCCAGCAATATTTTACACCATCCATAGTCTTGTTGAGAAAACTAATAGACTGTGCAGTAAAGCCATGAGTGAGGATGCTGATTTGTGGAAGAATTGGCAAGAAGAATCAGAACCTTGCAAGAAAGTTCTGGAGTTGCTGTTGCATCTCATTTCTCTAGTGGATATACAG GTACTGCCAAACCTAATGAAGCTACTAGCACAGCTCATCATACAATTGCCAAAAGCCGGTCAGAATGTAATACTTGATGAACTATATGCCCAGGTTGCAGAGTCAGTCGATGTTACACGGAAACCCACTTTAGTTTCATGGCTTCAGTCGCTTTCTTACATCTGTTCTCAAGCTTCTGGTAGTAGTGAAACAACCACTGGaggaaaaaacaagagaaatgaCACTTCTAGATGGAGCATAGGCAACTTAGGGTTTGATAGAATCAGTTCAAGACTCTGA